Part of the Cryptosporangium arvum DSM 44712 genome, TGAGCTGCCGGTGCTCGAGGATCTCGGTGACGTTGAAGATGTTCAGCGCGTACATCTCACCGTTGAGCGTGAACCTCAGGTAGCGGTCGGACCCGGCGGCGCTCGCGCCGGGCCGAGGTTCGGTCTGCGTGCTGCTCACCGCTACCTCCGCTCAGAACCGGTCGAATTTGCTGTCGTCGACGTCGGACGGCCCCGACCCGACCGGCAACGCGCCCGCGGGAGTGAGCCGGGCGCTGCCGGTGGTCCGTTTCGGGGTGCCGTAGGTGCCGCCGCCGTAGCTGACCGCCGGTGGGCGACGGCGTACGTTCGACGTCTGGAAGAAGCCCATGACCTCCTGCAGCTGCGAGGTCTGGGCCGACATCTGCTGCGCGGTCGCGGCCAGCTCCTCGCTGGAGGACGCGTTCGTCTGGGTGATCTTGCTGATCTGGCCCATCGCGGTGTCGATCTGGCGGATGCCGGAGGTCTGCTCGCTGCTGGCCGCGGCGATCTCTTGGACGAGGTCCGACGTCCGGGTGATGCCGGGCAGGATCTCCTGGAGCAGCTGGCCGGCGCGCTCGGCCGTGTGCACGCTGCCGGCCGCCAGCTCGCTGATCTCGGCCGCCGCGACCTGGCTGCGCTCGGCGAGCTTCCCCACTTCGGTCGCGACGACCGCGAAGCCCTTGCCGTGTTCACCGGCGCGGGCGGCTTCGATCGTCGCGTTGAGCGCCAGCATGTTCGTCTGGAACGCGATGTCGTCGATGATCGAGATCTTGCTGGCGATCTGCTTCATCGCGTCGACGGTCTGCAGCACCGCGCTGCCGCCCTCGGTCGCGTCGGCGGCGGCCTTGGTCGCGATGCCCTCGGTGACCCCGGCGTTCTCGCTGTTCTGGGAGATGCCCGCGCCCATCTGCTGGATGCTCGCGGTGGTCTCCTCGACGCTCGCGGCCTGCTCGGTGGCGGCCTGCGACAGCGACTGCGACGCGCCGCTGATCTGGCTGGACGCGCTGTTGAGCTGGTCGGTGGACTCGATGACGGTGCCGACGGTGTCGGAGAGCTTCTCCAGCGCCGTGTTGAGCGCACCGCCCATCTGCCCGACCTCGTCCCGGCTGTCGACCGCCAACCGCTGGTCGAGGCGCCCGTCGGCCAGACCGTCGAGCACGCGGACGGTCTCGCGCAGCGGGCGGGCGATCGACCGCGTGATCAGCTGCACGACGAGGAACGTGGCGAACAGCGCGACGACGATCAGCCCGATCGTCAGGATCCGGGCCTGGGAGTACGCGTCGGCGGAGGCGTCGAGCTTGGCCTTGGCGTCGGCGTCCTGCAGCGCGCCGAGCTGGTTCAGCGCCGAGATGAGCGTGTTCGCCAGCGGGGTCGTCGTCGCCTTCCGGTAGGCGAGGAACTCGGTGTACCGGTTCGCCACGGCGAGCGGGATGGCCCGATCGGTGAGCGCCTTCTGGTAGGCCTGCCACGCGGAGACGAAGGCCGCCCGCTCGTCGGCTCCGCTCCCGACCTCGGTCTCCGCGAACGCGGCCCAGGCGACATTGACCTCGTTGATCGTCTTCTCGGTCGTGGCCTTCTGCTCCTGGGTGTCCGCGGGCGTCTGGGCCAGGGCCAGGTTCAGGACGTCCCGGCGCACGTCGGCGACCTTCGAGTCGACCGTGTTGATCAGCTGGATGTTGTGCAGGTTCTTGTCGTAGAGCGACTTCAACCGGTCCTGGGTGCTGCCGAGTTGAACCAACCCGTACAGACCGACGGTCAGGAGCAACACGCACACGAGGGCCGCGAGGGACCGCAGTTTCCATGCCACCGGAAGGTGCCGGAATGCGAAACCGCCCGTGCGGCGCGCTTCGACAGACGTCTCGGCCATTGATGAGCTCCTCGGTCGTGATCACGCGTCGCATCCCCCCATCGGCTCGGGTGTCAATCGTCTGAGTCGTTCGGAGCGGTTCGGGAGTAATAACGTTGTCTTGTATCAGTAACGCTGTTACTGTCGACCGCATGGACACCTGGACCGTGCTCGACGGCACCGCCACCGCCACCCTTCGCGCCGCGGTCGACGACGCCGGCACACTGCGCGCCGACCCCGCCCAGGACGTGTTCGGCTGGCACCGCTCGGCTCCCGGCTGGTGCCGGGGGGACGCGTGCATTCCGAGCTTCCGCGCCGCCGGTTTCGAGACCGGTGACGGGCTCGACGTCGTTGCGTTCGCGGACCCGGCCGGGCTCGTGGTGGCCGTCGATCCGGAGGCACGGGCGCTGGCCACCGCACCGAACGGGGTGGCTCGCGGACAGGCGCTGACGGGCGCGTCCGCACCCGAGCTCACGCTCCCGACGGTCACCGGGGAGCGGGTGGCGCTGTCCTCGTTCCGGGGCCGGAAGGTCGCGCTCGTGTTCTGGGCGTCCTGGTGCGGGTGCCGGTACGACCTCGGCGCCTGGCAGGAACGGCACGCGGAGCTGGCGCCGTCCGGGTTCAGCGTCGTGACGATCGCGCTCGACACCGAGGTGGCGAGCGCGGCACCGTGGCACGCCGAGGCCGGGACGACCCACCCGGCGCTGGTGGACGTCGACGGGGCGGCGGCCGACGCGTTCGCCGTCGTCAACGTGCCGACGGCGGTGTGGCTGGACGAGGAGGGCCGGATCGTGCGGCCGCAGGACTCGCAGACCGCGACCGACACGTTCCGCGACTGGAACGGGCTGAGCGCGGACGCGTCCGGGGCGGCGCTGCGCCGCTGGGTGCGCGACGACGACGCCGGCCTGACTCCGGAGCAGGTCCGGGAGCACATGCGGCTGCCGTCACCGGCCGACCAGCTCGCCCGCGCGGAGACCCGGCTGGCCGGGTGGCTCGCCGCCAACGGGCACGCGGACGCGGCCGAGCGTCACTTCGCCCTCGCCGCCCAAGCGGCGCCGCACAACGTCGCGTTGCGCCGGGGTGCGATGCCGCAGCGGGGCCTGGACCCGTTCGGGGACGAGTACTTCCGGCTGGCGGCCTCACTGGCCGAGGCCGGTGTCCCCCTCCACCGACCCCTACCCTGATCGTGATGACCACGGAAACGCCGTACCGGCGGGCGCAGGCGGCCGGGCAGGAGGCGCTGCGTCGCACGGTGCTGGACGCCGCGAGCGCACTGCTCGTGGCCGAAGGGCCGCAGGCGTTGACCATGCGCCGGGTCTCCGGCGAGATCGGCTGCTCGACGACGGTGCTGTACACGATGTTCGGCGGAAAGGACGGCCTGGCCGAGGCGCTGTACCGGGAAGGGTTCGCCCGCCTCCGGCGCCGGTTGGCCGAGGCCGTCGAGGCCGCCGGCGACGACCCCGCGGATCGGCTCGCCGCCACCGGCCGGGCCTACCGGGAGAACGCGCTGGCCGAACGCGCCTACTACGGCGTGATGTTCGGCCAGGCGATCCCGGGCTTCACGCCGTCACCCGAGGCCGTCGCGGAGTCGAAACGTGCTTTCGACGTGCTCGCCGACGCGGTGACGGTCCTCCGCGAGCGAACGGGCGCGCCCGAACTCGCGCTCGTCGACGCGACCGACCTGCTCTGGGCCACCGCGCACGGCGTCGTCAGTTTCGAACTGGCCGGGCACTACGCCGACGAGGCGACCGCGGCGGCCACCTACGGCGCCGCGCTCACCGCGGTGAGCGCCCATCTCGGATTGCGGTGAGCCGGCGGACCTATCGGTCCACTTTCTCCGAACGACCCGATCGTTTCGCGTCCGGGCCTACCGTGTTCTGCGAAGGATGCCATCCACGGGAGGCGCATTGCGCGCGGGATCGGTGATGCGCCCAAGTTCGGAAAGCACCGGGCGCTCGGAGTTAGGGCGGCGCGGACGACGTCGCCGTCAGGTGACGATCGCGATCGTCGCCGTCGTGGTGCTGCTCGGCGGGATCGCCGTCGTCCTGGTCCGGACGCTCGGCGACGAGCCGACGCGGCCGGTCGAAGCCGCGTCGAAGCGGTACGGGTTCGCCACCGACGACGGCGCGGCCTGGGCGCCCGAGGCCGGGCAGCTCACGATGACCGAGCAGGGCCGGTCGCACCGGATCGGGATCAGTTTCCGGTTCCGGACGGCCGACGCGATCGAGCGACTGGACGGCCACGGCCTGGAGCTGCGGCTCACGGTTCGGACGGTCGGGCCGTGCGGGGCCGCGAAACGGTGGACCGGCGCGGACTCCCCGACGCGCAGCACCGGCCTGCCCGACGACACCCAGCCCTACCTGGCGATCGGCGAGGGACAGACCTGCACCGAGACGCTGGTGCGGATCGGCGCCCTGCGCCCGGAGCACTTCTCCCCCGGCCGCGACTACACGGTGACCGCGAAGCTCCCGGCCGGTCCGGCGGCGGCGAGCGGCGCGACGCTGGCGATCGCCCGGCGCGACCGCGTGGAGTGCGACACCTCCGCCGAGGGCGTGGCCCCGGCCAACTGCGCGGTCGGCACGGTCGCGTCCGGCGGCGAGAACGTCGAGGAACTGGTGAGCGCCGACCGCGGCTGGGCGTTCAGCGGCTCCGGCTGCCGTCGCTGGTACGCCGACGCCACGACGAGCTTCCCGTGCCTGCCCGACCAGGGCGCACGCATCATGACGCTCGGCGACAGCATCACCTCGGGCGCGATCGGCGACCACACCTGGCGGTACTGGGCCTGGCGGAAGCTCGACCCGGCGTCCCGGCCGACCTGGGTGGGGAGCAAGACCGAGACCTGGACCGGCGACTACGCGGTCCCGCACACCCAGTGGGGCAGCCGGCACGACTCGCAGGCCGGCGTCGCCGCGTCGACGGTCGTCGGCTGGGTGCCCGACCTGATGCGCTCGGAGCGGCCCGACCTCGTCCTGATCGACCTCGGCACGAACGACACATTGTCGATCCAGGGCTCCACCGCCGCCGACGCCGCGGCCAGCCTCGACCGGATCGTCGCCGAGGTGCAGGAGGCCAACCCGCGCGCCCAGATCCTGCTGGGACAGCCCGACGGGCACCGCGAGGTGGCGCCGAGCGTGATGGCGGAGCTCGCGGTGCGCCTGGCCGGCGTGGCCCAGGCCCGCACGACGAGCGACTCGCTGGTCAGCGTCGTCGACCTGCGCTCGGGCTGGAACCGCGAACTGCACACCTGGGACGGGACGCACCCGACGCAGGCCGGCGAGTTCTTCATCGCGAGCCGGTTCGTCAACCAGCTGGCGCACTCATACGCGTACGGCCGGGAGTTCGGCTCGATCCCCGGGCCGCCGGTGCCGGCGACGCCGAAGGACGTCAAGGCGCTGGCCCAGAACGGTGCGCTCCTGGTCGCCTGGCAGCGGGTTCCGCAGACCGCCGAGTACCGCATCTACCTGCGCGACTCCACCGCCGGCGGGGAGTTCGAGCTGGCCGGGCAGGGCTCGCGCGACCTGCAGTGGGGTCGTCAGGGGCTGATCCTGGGGCACCAGTACGACTACTACGTCACCGCGGTGTCGTCGGGGCGGGAGAGCCCGCCCTCCACCATCGGGTCGGTTCGGGCTGTGTGACCCAACACGTTGGTTAGCGCTTCAAACAATTCCGGTGTTCGCTGGGATCCGTGCCCGAACTGTCCCGTCGTCACCGACTCGCTGTCCTCGCGACGTGTTGCCTCGCCCTGTTCCTCGTGGGGCTGGACAACACGATCGTCAACGTCGCCCTGCCCTCGCTGGGCCGGGAGCTGGACGCACCGCTCTCCGGCCTGCAGTGGACCGTCGACGCCTACCTGGTGGTGCTCGCCTCGCTGCTGCTGCTCGCCGGCTCGATGGGTGACCGGTTCGGCCGTCGCCGGGTCTTCCAGACCGGCCTGGTGCTGTTCACGCTCGGCTCGCTGCTGTGCAGCCTGGCGCCGAGCCTCGGCTGGCTGATCGTGTTCCGAGGTCTGCAGGCGATCGGCGGGTCGATGCTCACACCGGTGGCGATGTCGATCATCACGAACACGTTCACCGACGCCCGCGAGCGCGCGCAGGCGATCGGCGCCTGGGGTTCGGTGGCGGGGATCAGCATGGCGCTCGGCCCGCTGGTGGGCGGGTTGCTCGTCGACACGATCGGCTGGCGGTCGATCTTCTGGATCAACGTGCCGGTGGGGCTGATCGGGGCACTGCTGACGCACCTGGTCGTGCCGGAGTCGAAAGCGGCCGTGGCCAGGCGGTTCGACCCGGTCGGCCAGGTGCTGGTCGTGCTGGCGCTGGCGTCGGCGACGTACGGGCTGATCGAGGGCCCGGCGACCGGGTGGGCGTCGCTGGAGATCCTCGGGCTGCTGTGCCTGGCCGCCGTCGCCGTCGCCGCCCTCGTCGTCTACGAGCGACGCCGGGAACAACCGCTCATCGACGTCCGGTTCTTCCGCAGCGTGCCGTTCGCCGGGGCGAGCGTGGTGGCCGTGCTGCACTTCGCCGCGCTGGCCGCGCTGCTGTTCCTGAACACGCTCTACCTGCAGCAGAACCGGGGCTACTCGGCGCTCGCGGCCGGCGCGCTGACGTTGCCGCTGGCACTCGCCGCCGTGGTGGCGTCACCGCTGGCCGGGCGGCTGGTCGGGCGGATCGGGGTGCGGGTGCCGATGATCCTGGCGGGGTCGGCGGTGCTGGTCGCCGGCGTGCTCCTCTCGTTCCTGAGCGGTTCGACGTCGCTGGTGCTCCTCGCGGTGGCCTATGCGGTGTTCGGCCTCGGGCACGGGCTGGTGAACACGCCGATCACGAACACCGCCGTCTCGTCGATGCCGAAAGCGCAGGCCGGGGTCGCCTCGGCGACGACGTCCGCGGCGCGCCAGATCGGCCAGGTGCTCGGCGTCGCCGTGGCCGGGACGCTGACCGCGGGGGCCGCCGCCCAGGACCCGGGGTTCGCCGAGGCGACCCACCCGGCCTGGTGGCTGGTCGCGGTGATCGGCGTGGTCGTGGCCGGCACCGGAGTGCTCACGACGACCCGGTGGGCGTCGCGGACGGCGGCGCCGGACGCTCCGGTCCCGGTTGCGGCCTGACGTGCACCACGTCGCCGGCGGCCACCGCGGTGGTGCCGACGACCAGACGGCCTTCGGCGTCGACGTCGGTGGCGACGCCTTCCAGCGTCTGCCCGGCCGGTAGCGAGACGCGGACCTCGCGCCCCAGCGTGTCGCAGTGCCCGCGGTAGGCGGCGCGCAGGTCCTCGTCCCCGGCCCGCCAGTCCGCGTACCGCGCGGCCAGTTCGTCGAGGATCGCGGCGAGGAGAACCTCGCGGTCGAGCACGGGGGCTCCGGCGAGCGCCAGCGACGTCGTGTCGGGGCGGTCGGGCGGTAGTTCGTCGGCGGTGAGCGTGACGTTGAGCCCGATGCCCAGCACCACGGCGTCCCCGGTGGCCTCCGCGAGGATGCCCGCCGCCTTCTTGCGGTCCGGCCCGACCAGCAGGTCGTTCGGCCATTTCAGGCGGGCGTCGACGCCGGGCAGGGCCGCGACGCACGCGACGCCGGCCAGCAGCGGCAGCCACCCCCACCGCTCCCGCGGGACCTCCATCGGCCGCAGCAGCACCGAGAACGTGAGCCCGGCGCCCGGCGGGGACGTCCAGGTGCGCCCGATCCGGCCGCGCCCGGCATCCTGCGCCTCGGCGACCAGCACCGTGCCCTCCGGAACCCCGCGGGCGGCGACCAGATCCGCGTTCGTCGATCCGGTGCGCTCGACGACCTGGACGTCGCGCCAGAACGGGTCCCGAATCCGTTCCCGCAACGTTGCACGATTCAGTGCGTTCCTACCGTTGTCCACACCACGCACCGTAAAGAGTGATCCACGCCTTACTTCACTCAACCACCGAAGAAACTGCTTTAGGCTCGCCAACGCGCCGCTGCGGAGGAGGGCAATCAACGATGACTCTCGAAGCCACCCAGTCGTCGGACCCGGTCGACGGTCCCGACATCCACACGACGGCCGGCAAACTCGCCGACCTCGAACGACGGGTGGACGAGGCGGTCCATTCCGGGTCCGCCCGGGCGGTCGAGAAGCAGCACGCCAAGGGGAAAAAAACCGCGCGCGAGCGGATCGACGCGCTCCTCGACGAGGGCTCTTTCGTCGAACTCGACGAGTTCGCCCGGCACCGCTCGACGCAATTCGGCCTGGAGAAGAATCGGCCCTACGGCGATGGCGTGATCACCGGCTACGGCACGATCGACGGCCGTCAGGTGTGCGTCTTCAGCCAGGACGTCACGGTGTACGGCGGCGCGCTCGGCGAGGTCTACGGCGAGAAGATCGTCAAGGTGCAGGATCTCGCGATGAAGATCGGCTGCCCGATCATCGGCATCAACGAGGGCGGCGGCGCACGCATCCAGGAAGGTGTCGTCTCGCTCGGCCTGTACGGCGAGATCTTCCAGCGGCACGTGCTGGCCTCCGGCGTCATCCCGCAGATCTCGCTGATCATGGGCGCGACCGCCGGCGGGCACGTCTACGGCCCGGCGCTCACCGACTTCGTGATCATGGTCGACCAGACCTCGCACATGTTCATCACCGGTCCCGACGTCATCAAGACCGTCACCGGCGAGGAGGTCTCGTTCGAGGACCTCGGCGGTGCGCGCACCCACAACACGAAGTCCGGCAACGCCCACCACATGGCCGCCGACGAGGACGACGCGCTCGAGTACGTCAAGACGCTGCTGTCGTACCTGCCGAGCAACAACCTCGACGAGGCGCCGCTGTACGAGAACGACGACGCGCCCGACGGCGATTTCCTGGACACGTTCATCCCGGACTCGGCGAACCAGCCGTACGACATGCACCGGGTGATCGAGGCGATCGTCGACGACTCCGAGTTCCTCGAGGTGCAGGCGCTGTTCGCACCGAACATCCTGGTCGGCTTCGGCCGGGTCGAGGGCCGCCCGGTCGGCATCGTCGCGAATCAGCCGATGCAGTTCGCGGGCACGCTCGACATCGACGCCTCCGAGAAGGCCGCACGCTTCGTGCGGTTCTGCGACGCGTTCAACGTCCCGGTGCTCACGCTCGTCGACGTGCCCGGGTTCCTGCCCGGCACCGGCCAGGAGTGGGACGGCATCATCCGGCGCGGCGCGAAGCTGATCTACGCCTACGCCGAGGCGACGGTCCCGAAGGTCACGCTGATCACCCGCAAGGCGTTCGGCGGCGCGTACGACGTCATGGGCTCAAAGCACCTGCGTGCCGATCTCAACCTGGCCTGGCCCACCGCCCAGATCGCGGTGATGGGCGCCCAGGGTGCGGCGAACATCGTCTACCGGCGGGAACTCACGTCGATCGACGATCCCGAGCAGCAGGCCGTCCGCCGCCAGGAGCTCATCGCGGAGTACGAGGACACGCTCTTCAACCCGTACATCGCGGCCGAACGGGGGTACGTCGACCAGATCATCCGGCCCTCGACGACCCGCGTCCAGATCGCGCGGGCACTGCGTATGCTGCGCGGGAAGCGGGAGACGCTGCCCCCGAAGAAGCACGGCAACATTCCGCTGTAACGCTGTGCGCGCAGAACTTGCCGCATGGTCGCTCCGCACCGGACGATGGGGACGTGATGACCACCCAGGACGACGAGCCGGTTATCCGGGTACTTCGAGGCGTGCCTACGGCTGAGGAACTCGCCGCGCTCGTCGGTGTACTCGCGGCCCGCTCGGCGGCGGCCGCCCCGGCGGCGCCGCGTCCACGTGAACTCTGGCGCCGGCAGGAAGCACGGATCGGTGCGCCGCTCGCCGCGGGTCCGGGGGCGTGGCGCGCCTCCGGGCTCCCGCGATGAGCCTTTCGATCCGACCACTCCGGCGGGACGACGTCGAAGGCTGCCTTCGCGTCATCGCCTCCTTGCCGCGGTTCTTCGCGGTCAGCGACGCCGCCGCGGCCTCGGCCGAGCCGCTCGACCTCGAGCCGGAGAAGGTTGGCGCGCACCGTCCCAAGGTCGGCGCCGTGCGGAGCGCGTCCAGGGTCACCGCCTCCCATCCGGTCCGCCCGAGCCGCGGCCGGCACGGGATACCCGACGAGGACGACGAGCCGGCGCCCGGCGGCCGGAGCATCGCCCAGGCCGCGCGGGACCTCGGCACGCAGGGTGGCCTGGTCGCGCTCGGCCCCGGCGGCGACGTGATCGCGTTCCTCACCTGGAAGCGGCACGGCGACAAGGCCGCCGAGATCACCTGGATGGCCGTCCACGCGGCACTGCGGCACCGCGGGGTGGGCACGACGCTGCTGACCCGCCTCGAGCGTCTGCTGGCCGCTCAGGGCTTCCAGAACATCTCGGCGATCACGTCGGCGTCGTCGCACACCTACGAACCCACCCGGCGGTTCTGGCGTGGGCAGGGCTACGCGCCCGTGCTGCAGCTCGAGGACCTGTGGGAGACCGACGTGGCGCTCGTGCTCACGAAATCGCTGACGCCGTGACCCGCCGCCTCGTGCTGGCGTCGCAGTCGCCGGCCCGGCTCGCGTTGCTGCGCGCCGCCGGGTTCGCGCCCGACGTCGTGGTGTCCGGTGTGGACGAGTCGGGCGCCACCGGCACGCCGGCCGAGATCTGTCTCTCGCTGGCCCGGCTCAAGTGCCGCGCCGTCGTGGCGTCGCTGGCCGCTCCGGACGCGGTGGTCGTCGGATGTGACTCCGTCCTGGAGATCGACGGCGTGGCCTACGGCAAGCCGAAGGACGCCGCGGACGCGATCGCGCGCTGGCAGTTGATGGCCGGGCGCACGGGTGTGCTGCGCACCGGCCACTGTGTCGTCGTCGACGGCCGGGAAGTGTCCGCGGTGGCCTCGACGACGGTGCGGTTCGCCACCCCGAGCGGTGACGAGATCGCGGCGTACGTCGCGTCCGGCGAGCCGCTGTACGTCGCGGGGGCGTTCACGATCGACGGGCGGGGCTCGATCTTCGTCGACGGCATCGACGGGGACCACACGAACGTCGTCGGGCTGTCCCTGCCGCTGTTCCGCCGCCTACTGGCCGATCTGGACCTCAGCGCGGTCGACTTCTGGGTCTGACGAGTCAGGTGGCGGTGCGGCGGACGACCAGTACGCCGCCGCCCGCGACGAGGAACAGAGCCGGTACGACCAGGAAGGCGCCGTGGGGGCCGACCTGGTCGGCCAGCGCGCCGAGCGCGAACGGGCCGCTGCCGACCGCCAGACCGGCCGCGTAGGACGCGTACCCGGCGGCGCGGTCGGGCTGGCCGTCCGACGCCTGCATCGCGAGATCCATCGACAGCGGGTAGGTGGGGCCGAGCCCGAAACCCAGGATCGCGAGGCCGACGATCGCGACGACCGGTGACGTCGTGATCCAGAACACGGCCCCGCCGATCAGGGCGACGCCCAGCGCCGGCAGGAGCAGCACGGGGCCCGGGGCGCGGGCGGCCGACACTGCGCCGACGATCCGCCCACCGCACATCCCGCCGACCACCGCCGTGACCGCGGCCGTGGCGAGCGCCGCCGTCGAGCCGGTGCGGTGCCGCAGCACATCGGACGCCCACAGGGTGGTCGCGAACTCGGCCGCGATGCAGCACAGCATGATCACCCACGTCACCCAGAACCGCCTCGGCAGGCCCGGACGCCCCCGGGAGGCGATCTCGTGGCCGGCGGCGGGCGCGCGGCTGACGTCGGAATGCTGATCGGTGCCGGTGGGCAGACGGGTGGCGGTCGCGCGGGCGAGCACGAGGATCGCGGCCGCCAGCACGCTCGCCACCAGCAGGGCGGGTCGCCAACCGAAACCCTGGTCGAGGGAGAAGCCGATCGCCAGCGGAGCCACCAGCCCCACGCCGCAGGCGATCGCGTTGCCCTCGGTGAGCGCGGCTCCGGAGAACGCGGGCCCGTGGATGCCCAGCAGCGTGGGCGCGATGCTGTTGACCAGGATCGCGCCGACCGTACCGATGCCGAGCGTCGTCGCGATCGTCACCACCGGCACCGACGGCACCGCCGTCAGGGCGACGATGCCGAGCGCCAGTGCGACGACCGTCGTCCACAGCGTTCTCGCGCGTCCGATCCGGCGCGTCAGGAACGGATACAGTGCGCCCGCGGCGAGGGCGCCGACGGCGAGCGCGGTGCCGTGCAGGCTCGCCACCGCGCGGCTGGTGCCCTGCTCGTCACGCAGCAGCGGCACCACCGGCCCGAAGCCGTAGATGAACCAGCCGTAGAACCCGAGGACCGCGTAGACGAGATAAGTAGCCCGGGTTCGCGTCACCGCATCCAGCCTACGGTGGTTCGGTGACGCACCGAAACGAGTGGATGCCGGCAGAGTTGTACGACTACACGATCGCGATCGGCCCACCGCCCGACGACGTGGCCCGCGATCTGATCGCCGAGACCGCCGATCGGTTCCCCGGTCCCGCCGGGATGCAGATCCCTCCGGAACAGGCCGGGTTCCTGACGTTGATCACGCAGCTGGTCGGCGCCCGGTCGGCCGTCGAGGTCGGCACGTT contains:
- a CDS encoding Maf-like protein, whose protein sequence is MADAVTRRLVLASQSPARLALLRAAGFAPDVVVSGVDESGATGTPAEICLSLARLKCRAVVASLAAPDAVVVGCDSVLEIDGVAYGKPKDAADAIARWQLMAGRTGVLRTGHCVVVDGREVSAVASTTVRFATPSGDEIAAYVASGEPLYVAGAFTIDGRGSIFVDGIDGDHTNVVGLSLPLFRRLLADLDLSAVDFWV
- a CDS encoding MFS transporter; its protein translation is MTRTRATYLVYAVLGFYGWFIYGFGPVVPLLRDEQGTSRAVASLHGTALAVGALAAGALYPFLTRRIGRARTLWTTVVALALGIVALTAVPSVPVVTIATTLGIGTVGAILVNSIAPTLLGIHGPAFSGAALTEGNAIACGVGLVAPLAIGFSLDQGFGWRPALLVASVLAAAILVLARATATRLPTGTDQHSDVSRAPAAGHEIASRGRPGLPRRFWVTWVIMLCCIAAEFATTLWASDVLRHRTGSTAALATAAVTAVVGGMCGGRIVGAVSAARAPGPVLLLPALGVALIGGAVFWITTSPVVAIVGLAILGFGLGPTYPLSMDLAMQASDGQPDRAAGYASYAAGLAVGSGPFALGALADQVGPHGAFLVVPALFLVAGGGVLVVRRTAT